A genome region from Gadus chalcogrammus isolate NIFS_2021 chromosome 5, NIFS_Gcha_1.0, whole genome shotgun sequence includes the following:
- the ckba gene encoding creatine kinase, brain a isoform X1 encodes MPFGNTHNEMKLKYASAKEYPDLTKHNNHMAKILTPAIYELLRKRQTPSGFTLDDVIQTGIDNPGHPFIMTVGCVAGDEETYEVFKELLDPVIQDRHGGYKPTDKHKTDLDPAHLKGGDDLDPNYVLSSRVRTGRSVRGFCLPPHCSRGERRAVETLSIEALDTLSGDLKGKYYALKNMSDAEQQQLIDDHFLFDKPVSPLLLASGMARDWPDGRGIWHNENKTFLVWVNEEDHLRVISMQQGGNMKEVFNRFCTGLTKIEKLFKERKHEFMWNEHLGYVLTCPSNLGTGLRAGVHVKLPNVSKNAKFEEILKKLRLQKRGTGGVDTAAVGGTFDISNADRLGFSEVELVQMVVDGVKLLVEMEKKLEKGQPIDAMIPAQK; translated from the exons ATGCCTTTCGGAAACACTCACAACGAGATGAAGCTGAAATACGCCTCGGCCAAGGAGTACCCCGACCTCACCAAACACAACAACCACATGGCCAAGATCCTCACCCCGGCCATCTACGAGCTGCTGAGGAAGAGGCAGACCCCCAGTGGATTTACCCTGGATGACGTCATCCAGACCGGGATTGATAACCCAG GCCACCCCTTCATCATGACGGTGGGCTGCGTGGCCGGAGACGAGGAGACCTACGAGGTGTTCAAAGAGCTGCTGGACCCTGTGATCCAGGACCGCCACGGCGGATACAAGCCCACAGACAAGCACAAGACCGACCTGGACCCCGCCCACCTCAAg GGGGGAGACGACCTGGACCCCAACTACGTCCTGAGCTCCAGGGTGCGCACCGGGAGGAGCGTCCGCGGCTTCTGCCTGCCGCCCCACTGCAGCCGCGGGGAGCGTCGCGCCGTGGAGACCCTCTCCATAGAAG CTCTggacactctgtctggggaCCTGAAGGGGAAGTACTACGCCCTGAAGAACATGTCCGacgcagagcagcagcagctcatcgacgaccacttcctgtttgacaAGCCCGTCTCCCCCCTGCTGCTGGCGTCCGGTATGGCCCGTGACTGGCCCGACGGCCGCGGCATCTG GCACAACGAGAACAAGACGTTCCTGGTGTGGGTCAACGAGGAGGACCACCTCCGGGTGATCTCCATGCAGCAGGGAGGCAACATGAAGGAGGTGTTCAACCGCTTCTGCACCGGCCTCACCAAG ATCGAGAAACTGTTCAAGGAGAGGAAACACGAGTTCATGTGGAACGAGCACCTGGGCTACGTGCTCACCTGCCCCTCCAACCTGGGCACAGGGCTGCGCGCAGGAGTCCACGTCAAGCTGCCCAACGTCAGCAAGAACGCCAAGTTTGAGGAGATCCTCAAGAAGCTGCGGCTCCAGAAGCGTGGAACAG GGGGTGTGGACACGGCGGCCGTGGGCGGGACCTTTGACATCTCCAACGCGGACCGCCTGGGCTTCTCCGAGGTGGAGCTGGTGCAGATGGTGGTGGACGGAGTCAAGCTGCtggtggagatggagaagaAGCTGGAGAAGGGCCAGCCCATCGACGCCATGATCCCCGCCCAGAAGTAA
- the ckba gene encoding creatine kinase, brain a isoform X2, whose product MDELSKAMAQINVRRLSAEDEYPDLTGHNHHMALAMTLDIYKQLRQRATPNGFTIDDVIQTGVDNPGHPFIMTVGCVAGDEETYEVFKELLDPVIQDRHGGYKPTDKHKTDLDPAHLKGGDDLDPNYVLSSRVRTGRSVRGFCLPPHCSRGERRAVETLSIEALDTLSGDLKGKYYALKNMSDAEQQQLIDDHFLFDKPVSPLLLASGMARDWPDGRGIWHNENKTFLVWVNEEDHLRVISMQQGGNMKEVFNRFCTGLTKIEKLFKERKHEFMWNEHLGYVLTCPSNLGTGLRAGVHVKLPNVSKNAKFEEILKKLRLQKRGTGGVDTAAVGGTFDISNADRLGFSEVELVQMVVDGVKLLVEMEKKLEKGQPIDAMIPAQK is encoded by the exons ATGGACGAACT CTCTAAGGCCATGGCCCAGATAAACGTCAGGCGGCTGTCAGCGGAGGACGAGTACCCTGACCTGACCGGCCACAACCACCACATGGCGTTGGCCATGACCCTTGACATCTACAAGCAGCTGAGGCAGAGGGCCACACCCAACGGCTTCACCATAGATGATGTCATTCAGACAGGGGTGGACAATCCCG GCCACCCCTTCATCATGACGGTGGGCTGCGTGGCCGGAGACGAGGAGACCTACGAGGTGTTCAAAGAGCTGCTGGACCCTGTGATCCAGGACCGCCACGGCGGATACAAGCCCACAGACAAGCACAAGACCGACCTGGACCCCGCCCACCTCAAg GGGGGAGACGACCTGGACCCCAACTACGTCCTGAGCTCCAGGGTGCGCACCGGGAGGAGCGTCCGCGGCTTCTGCCTGCCGCCCCACTGCAGCCGCGGGGAGCGTCGCGCCGTGGAGACCCTCTCCATAGAAG CTCTggacactctgtctggggaCCTGAAGGGGAAGTACTACGCCCTGAAGAACATGTCCGacgcagagcagcagcagctcatcgacgaccacttcctgtttgacaAGCCCGTCTCCCCCCTGCTGCTGGCGTCCGGTATGGCCCGTGACTGGCCCGACGGCCGCGGCATCTG GCACAACGAGAACAAGACGTTCCTGGTGTGGGTCAACGAGGAGGACCACCTCCGGGTGATCTCCATGCAGCAGGGAGGCAACATGAAGGAGGTGTTCAACCGCTTCTGCACCGGCCTCACCAAG ATCGAGAAACTGTTCAAGGAGAGGAAACACGAGTTCATGTGGAACGAGCACCTGGGCTACGTGCTCACCTGCCCCTCCAACCTGGGCACAGGGCTGCGCGCAGGAGTCCACGTCAAGCTGCCCAACGTCAGCAAGAACGCCAAGTTTGAGGAGATCCTCAAGAAGCTGCGGCTCCAGAAGCGTGGAACAG GGGGTGTGGACACGGCGGCCGTGGGCGGGACCTTTGACATCTCCAACGCGGACCGCCTGGGCTTCTCCGAGGTGGAGCTGGTGCAGATGGTGGTGGACGGAGTCAAGCTGCtggtggagatggagaagaAGCTGGAGAAGGGCCAGCCCATCGACGCCATGATCCCCGCCCAGAAGTAA